The genomic interval GGCGTCATGGCGGCCTGCACGCTCAGGTCGTGCGTGCCCCGGCGGACCGCGGCGCGCACCAGGGCCGGGTGGTCCGGCAGGTCCGCGTTCACGCCCGCGTCCATCACGTACACGCGCGCGCCCACCGTGCGCGCCAGGGCGTTCACGGCGGCGCCGCCCGGCCCGGCGGGCGTGTCGGCCAGGAAATTCGCGACCATCGCGGGGGTCACCTCGGGCGGGAAAGCACTCACGCCGCTGCGCGCCACGCCGTGATCCCCGGCCGCCACCAGCACCGCCACGCCGCGGGGGTCGGGTCGCTCGTTGCCGAGTACCCCGGCGAGCCGCACGGCGAGGTCCTCCAGATCACCCAGCGCACCGGGGGGTTTGGTGAGCTGCGCCTGTCGCGCCCGGGCGCGCGCCATCACGGCAGGGTCAGCTGGCCGGATGGCCGCGATCAGGTCGGAAAGGTCAGCAGGGGTGGGCGCAGAAGTCATCTGCCCGTCATTGTGCCGCGCGCCGCCCCTGGTCAGTCCGGGGGCCGCAGACGCGACAGCCACCACTCCCCGGCGCAGTGCAGCGTGACGACCGTGCCGGGCGGCGCGGCGGCACTGCGCAGGCCCACCGTGAGGCACAGCGCGGCCAGCAGCGGCCCGGCGTGCGTGAAGGCCACCACCTCGCCCTCGCGCGGCAGTGCGTTCAGCCAGCCGTGCAGGCGCGCGTGAAACGCCTGCCCGGTCTCCCCGCCGGGCGGGCCGTGCGGGGACACCGGGTCGGCCAGCGCCTCGATCCAGGCGCGCGGGGCCTCGCCGTACCGGGCTTCCAGGGCGGCCCAGGTGTGACCGGCCATCACGCCGAACGCCGCCTCCGCCAGCGCCGGGGTGGGTTGAGCGGCCGGGAAACCCGCCAGGGCCGCGGTCTGCCGGGCCCGGCCGCTGGGCGACGTGAAGGCGGGCGCCGCGCGTGGCAGCGGCAGCCGCGCGGCCAGGGCCGCTCCGGCGGGCGTGAGAGGCGCGTCCTCATGCGCATGCGGGTAGCGGCGCTCCTCATTCGGAACGGTAGGAGCATGCCGCACGAGATGCAGGGTCAGCATGCCTGCACTCCGGCGCCGCCTACCGGCCCCAGGCGAACGCGCCCAGCGCCAGCAGCTCGGCAGTCACGACAATCAGGCCGTACGTGTCCCCGTTCAGGCCCCCACCCAGGCGCCGCGCCGCGAACGCCGCGGCGGCCAGACTGCCAGCCAGCGCCGCGAGCCACGCCGCCCAGGCGCCCGGCACAAGCAGCGTGGGGGTGGCCAGCAGCAGCGCCCACCCCACCCGGCCCTCGCGCGAACGGGCCCCCAGGCTCTCCGGGCGCGCAGCGGGGTACAGGTTCATAGGCAGCAGCAGCAGCGTGCGCGCGCACACAGCGGCCACCAGCGGCGCCAGTGGCGCGAGCGGCGCGGCCAGCAGACTCCAGAAGGTCAGCAGGGTCAGCGCGCCGGTTGCCAGCCCGAAGGCGCCCACGTGGACGTCCCGCAGGATCACCAGCCGCTCGGCGGGCGTCTTCATGGCGAACAGGGCGTCGGCGCTGTCCACCAGGCCGTCAAAGTGCAGCATGCCGGTCAGGGCCAGCCACGCGGCCACCCCCAGCGCGGCGATCACGCCGTCCGGCAGCGGCAGCGGCAGCCACAGCGCCAGGGTCACCGCGCCGCCCACCGCGTACCCCGCCAGCGGGTAGTACGCGCTGGCCCGCGCGAAATCACCGTCGCGCACCTCAGTCACGTGGGGCAGCGGCAGGGTCGTCAGGAACGTCAGGGCCAGGTGCGCCGCCCGCACCTGCGCCTGCGCGCCGCTCCGGGCGTTCACCGGGCGTGCGGGCCGGGCGTGTCCACGTGAATCTGCGCGGCCACGCCCAGGGCCAGCGTCAGGGTGTGGTCGGTGGCCCACACGGTCAGGGTGCCCAGCGCAGTGTCCACGCCATCGACGCGCAGCGGCGCGCCGGGGGTCAGGCCGGCGGCCATCAGGGCGCGCAGCTGCGAGGCGTCCCCGTCCGGAATGCGCGCCACGGTGCCCGCGTCGCCCACCGCCAGCTGCGACAGGCGCCGCTGCGGCTGGTGCGGCAGTTCCCCCGCCAGGGTGGGAATCGGGTCGCCGTGCGGATCGTGCGTGGGATCACCCAGCCACGCGGCGATGCGCGCTTCCAGCCGCTCGCTCAGCGCATGCTCCAGCCGCTCGGCCTCCTCGTGCACCTCGTCCAGCGGCACGCCCAGCGCGCGGTGCAGGAACAGTTCCAGCAGCCGGTGGTGGCGCAGCACCTCCAGCGCCACCCGCTGCCCCTCGGCGGTCAGCTGCGCGCCCTGGTACGGCGCGTGCGACACGAGCCCCTGCTCGGCCAGTTTGCGCAGCATGCCGGTCACGCTGGCGGGCGCAACTTCCAGCGCCGTTGCCAGCGCCTGGGTGTTCACCTTGCCCGCCTGCCCCAGCACGTACAGATGTTTCAGGTAATCCTCCGCGGAGCGGGAGAGGGAGCGGCCGGTCATGCCGCCCAGTGTAGCGACCCCGGCGCATGTGGGAACTTTTCAGTCCGGCCGCTCCTCTAAGGTATGAGGTGCTTTTGAATGACGCGCATGCCACCCTGCCGGACGCCCAGCTCGCGCGCCTTGCCGCCCGGGACGAACGGGCGTTCGAGGTGCTCGTGACGCGCCACGCTCCGCAGGTGCACCGCCTCGCCGCCAGTCTGGTGGGCCCCGGCGCCGCGGATGACGTGGTGCAGGAGGTGTTCATGGCCGCCCACCGTGGCCTGCGGTCCTACCGGGGAGACGCGGCGCTGAGCACCTGGCTGCACCGCATCACCCTGAACGCCTGCCACAAGGTGCTCGGCGCCCGCCGGACCCTGCCGCTCACCGAGGCGCCCGAACCGGCCGCGCCGCACAACCCGGCCCGCTCAGGTGAGCAGGCGCAAGTGCGCGAACGGCTCGCCCTGGCCCTGCAGCGCCTTCCACGCGAGCAGCGCGAGGCGATTGCCCTGCGCGAACTGTCCGGCCTGGAGTACGCCGAGATAGCTGAACTCACCGGCGCGGAGCTCGGCACCGTGAAAAGCCGTATCGCCCGGGCACGCGCGGCCCTGCGCGTGCTGCTCACCCGGGCCGGAGTGACCCCATGACCCCCCCTCACGATGACCTCGACCTGGATGACCTGCTTGCCCGGGCGCGCGTCCTGGGCCCCGACGACCTCGGCGCCGGCGAGCGCTTCCTCACGCGCCGCCGCGCCCGGACGCAGCGGCGGCGCGCGGCGTGGCTGTCCGCGGCTCTCGCCTCGGCGGCCGTCGTGGCGGGCCTGAGCGTGCTGCGCCCCGCCCCGGCCCTGCCCCCCAGCGCCGCGTACGACGCGTACCAGCACACGTGGGGAGAAGGCTGGTGAGGGCCGCCCGACCCGTGCTGGCCCTCGCGGCGCTGCTCAGCCTGAGCGGCGCGGTCGCCGCCGATCTTGAGGATCTGCTGAGCGCGCTGCGCCGGGCCCGCACCTTCACGGCGCGCGGTCAGGTGGAGGTGACCGTCTTATTCCCCCCCCGCTCCACGCCCACCCGCACGGCCACCCAGCTGCCGCCGCTGCCCGTCCGGCCGGCGCTGCTTGCGCGGAACTTCACCGTGACCCGCAGCGGCCCGGACCGCGTGGCCGGCCGGGCCGCTGCGCGTTTCACCCTGACCCCCCGCGTGGGGGACGCCGCGCGCTGGACGCTGTGGGTGGACCGCACCTGGAACGTGCCCCTGGCTTTCGAGGAACGCGGCGCGGACGGCACCCTGGCCCGGCGCGCCGCGCTGAGCGGCCCGCCGCCCACCCTGGCGCGCGTCAACCGGCCCGCGCCCGCCGCGCCCCCCGGCCTGCGCGCCGCGCTGACCCGCGCCCTGCCGGGCCTGACGCTCCCGCCAGGCTTCGTGCCGGTGGGCGCGCAGACCCGCGCCGCCGGTCTGGAAATCACTCTCAGTGACGGCCTGAACGTCCTGGCGCTCGTGATTGCCCCGAAGAACGTGAAGGCCGCCCCGGGCGTCGCCGCCCGCCGCGTGGGCCGGGTGTTCGTGTGGCTCGTCGGTAACCTCCCGCCGGACGCCCTGCAGGCCGCGCTGGCCGGCGTGCGCGCCGCCGACCCGGCCCCACTGAGCACGTTCGGGGCGCCCCCTGACGTCAACCCGTAACACCGTGCCCTTCGCCGTCCGGCCTGACCACTGTTCCTGCAAGGAGTTCCGATGCCCCTGACCCCCCTGTCCCGCCCCCTCACCGCCGAGGACGCCGCACACTTCCTGCGCCGCACCGCCTTCGGCGCAACCGACGCGCAGATTCGCGCGCTGGTGGGCCGCAGCGCCCAGCAGGTCGCCCAGCAGGCCCTGGCCTTCGACCAGAGCCTCGCGCCCGGCAACCCCTTCGACCCGATGCAGGGCGCCACGCCCGGCGCGGCCGTGCAGCTCACGCGCGGCGCGTGGCTGTTCGAGCTGTGCTACGGCCCGCATCCCCTGCGGGAGAAACTTGCCCTCACCTGGAGCAACCATTTCGTGGTGGGCACCGACAAGGTCCGCAACGTGCCAGCCCTGGCCGGGTACCTGGGTACCCTGCGCCGCCACGCGGCCACCCCGTCCTTCGAGCAGTTCACGCTGGAGGTCGCGCAGCTGCCCGCCATGCTGCGGTACCTCGACAACGATCAGAACCGCAAGGGCAAACCCAACGAGAACTTCAGTCGCGAACTGCTCGAACTGTTCACCACCGGCATCGGCCCCTACACCGAGACAGACGTGCGAGAAGGTGCGCGCGCGCTGACCGGCTGGACGTACCAGGGGGGGCGCGGCAACAGGCAGTACCTGCAGCAACCAGCCTTCGTGAACCAGCCCACCCAGCACGACCCGGGCCGCAAAACGTACCTGGGGCAGAGCGGCACCTTCCAGGGCGAGGACGTGATCCGGCTGGCCGCCGCGCACCCCGCCACCGCCACGTTCGTGAGCCGCAAACTGCACCGCGCGTTCCTCAGTGACACCCCCGATCCCGGGGCTGTGCAGGGCAGCGC from Deinococcus taeanensis carries:
- a CDS encoding histidine phosphatase family protein; protein product: MLTLHLVRHAPTVPNEERRYPHAHEDAPLTPAGAALAARLPLPRAAPAFTSPSGRARQTAALAGFPAAQPTPALAEAAFGVMAGHTWAALEARYGEAPRAWIEALADPVSPHGPPGGETGQAFHARLHGWLNALPREGEVVAFTHAGPLLAALCLTVGLRSAAAPPGTVVTLHCAGEWWLSRLRPPD
- a CDS encoding adenosylcobinamide-GDP ribazoletransferase yields the protein MNARSGAQAQVRAAHLALTFLTTLPLPHVTEVRDGDFARASAYYPLAGYAVGGAVTLALWLPLPLPDGVIAALGVAAWLALTGMLHFDGLVDSADALFAMKTPAERLVILRDVHVGAFGLATGALTLLTFWSLLAAPLAPLAPLVAAVCARTLLLLPMNLYPAARPESLGARSREGRVGWALLLATPTLLVPGAWAAWLAALAGSLAAAAFAARRLGGGLNGDTYGLIVVTAELLALGAFAWGR
- a CDS encoding metal-dependent transcriptional regulator — protein: MTGRSLSRSAEDYLKHLYVLGQAGKVNTQALATALEVAPASVTGMLRKLAEQGLVSHAPYQGAQLTAEGQRVALEVLRHHRLLELFLHRALGVPLDEVHEEAERLEHALSERLEARIAAWLGDPTHDPHGDPIPTLAGELPHQPQRRLSQLAVGDAGTVARIPDGDASQLRALMAAGLTPGAPLRVDGVDTALGTLTVWATDHTLTLALGVAAQIHVDTPGPHAR
- a CDS encoding RNA polymerase sigma factor; translation: MLLNDAHATLPDAQLARLAARDERAFEVLVTRHAPQVHRLAASLVGPGAADDVVQEVFMAAHRGLRSYRGDAALSTWLHRITLNACHKVLGARRTLPLTEAPEPAAPHNPARSGEQAQVRERLALALQRLPREQREAIALRELSGLEYAEIAELTGAELGTVKSRIARARAALRVLLTRAGVTP
- a CDS encoding transcriptional regulator — protein: MRAARPVLALAALLSLSGAVAADLEDLLSALRRARTFTARGQVEVTVLFPPRSTPTRTATQLPPLPVRPALLARNFTVTRSGPDRVAGRAAARFTLTPRVGDAARWTLWVDRTWNVPLAFEERGADGTLARRAALSGPPPTLARVNRPAPAAPPGLRAALTRALPGLTLPPGFVPVGAQTRAAGLEITLSDGLNVLALVIAPKNVKAAPGVAARRVGRVFVWLVGNLPPDALQAALAGVRAADPAPLSTFGAPPDVNP
- a CDS encoding DUF1800 domain-containing protein, with the protein product MPLTPLSRPLTAEDAAHFLRRTAFGATDAQIRALVGRSAQQVAQQALAFDQSLAPGNPFDPMQGATPGAAVQLTRGAWLFELCYGPHPLREKLALTWSNHFVVGTDKVRNVPALAGYLGTLRRHAATPSFEQFTLEVAQLPAMLRYLDNDQNRKGKPNENFSRELLELFTTGIGPYTETDVREGARALTGWTYQGGRGNRQYLQQPAFVNQPTQHDPGRKTYLGQSGTFQGEDVIRLAAAHPATATFVSRKLHRAFLSDTPDPGAVQGSADTWRRTNGNVLAVLSELLASEAFYASRARIIRSPLDFLVGAVRTLGQPNMDARTLLNLTATAGRMGQLMLQPDTVKGWDGGREWINDTTLLLRMQVAAALTLGSKAPDLRAPPSFLALTGQERPPGAVLLASLDGRQRTYLSLISPEFQLA